In a genomic window of Alteromonas gilva:
- a CDS encoding MATE family efflux transporter, translating to MIISPRTALESRRLIRLAWPLLIAQITQMLMGVSDTIIAGRYSALDMAAVALGFSITIPIMSFIQGIALAIPPLIARLHGAKSHDDVANATQQAGYLLLLVSIIPFIGAFFAAPIVAIFPMEKALADITTDYVSYVFLAFPAFAVYQWSRNYCEALGHTKPSMIITVIGLLVNIGGNFLFVYGGWGIPAMGGAGCGIATALVFVAMAVVTLIYVSYAPRLRRYHLFSHWHIPHFSTIVYTFRLGLPIAMTVLFEVTLFAVVALLLAPFGANIVAAHQIALNFSALMFMFPLSMGMAIAIRVSFRIGQYRIRQARVAVKSALIIGTLVSVMTASFTLLAKGLIISLYTSNEAVFAISSQLLIFAALFQFSDAIQVISANALRGYKDTTAMFYITFCAYWLIGLPVGVILGTTDWVTPAPLAASGFWMGIIAGLTSAAIMLGWRLYVVQKRLENSPRFMSRA from the coding sequence ATGATAATATCGCCACGAACGGCACTGGAAAGTCGTCGCTTAATTCGCCTCGCCTGGCCCCTGTTAATTGCGCAAATTACACAGATGCTGATGGGCGTCAGTGACACCATTATCGCCGGACGCTACAGTGCACTGGACATGGCAGCGGTGGCACTGGGATTTAGTATTACTATTCCAATCATGAGCTTTATTCAGGGTATCGCCTTAGCAATACCGCCTTTAATAGCCCGGTTACATGGCGCCAAAAGCCATGATGATGTGGCTAATGCCACGCAACAAGCCGGTTATTTACTGCTGTTGGTCAGTATTATCCCTTTTATCGGGGCATTTTTTGCTGCCCCTATCGTGGCGATTTTTCCCATGGAAAAAGCCCTGGCAGACATCACAACCGATTATGTCAGCTACGTATTTTTAGCCTTCCCGGCCTTTGCTGTCTATCAGTGGTCGCGCAATTATTGTGAAGCACTGGGCCACACTAAACCCAGCATGATCATCACGGTGATTGGCCTGCTTGTGAATATCGGCGGTAACTTTTTGTTTGTTTACGGCGGCTGGGGTATACCCGCTATGGGCGGCGCGGGTTGTGGTATTGCAACCGCACTGGTGTTTGTTGCCATGGCCGTTGTTACGCTCATCTATGTCAGCTATGCACCGCGTTTACGCCGCTATCATTTATTCAGTCACTGGCATATACCGCATTTTTCGACCATCGTGTATACCTTTCGCCTGGGGCTACCCATCGCAATGACAGTGCTGTTCGAAGTGACTCTGTTCGCCGTTGTCGCCTTGTTACTGGCCCCTTTTGGGGCAAACATCGTTGCGGCTCACCAAATAGCCCTTAACTTTTCGGCACTGATGTTTATGTTTCCTTTAAGCATGGGTATGGCGATCGCGATCAGGGTGAGTTTCCGCATCGGTCAGTACCGCATTCGCCAGGCCAGAGTGGCTGTAAAAAGTGCGCTAATCATTGGCACCCTGGTATCGGTGATGACGGCGTCGTTTACGCTGCTGGCAAAGGGACTGATAATTTCGCTCTACACCAGTAACGAAGCCGTGTTTGCTATTTCATCTCAACTGTTAATTTTTGCCGCGTTGTTTCAGTTTTCAGATGCAATACAGGTGATTTCGGCCAATGCCCTGCGTGGCTATAAAGATACGACCGCTATGTTCTACATCACATTTTGCGCTTACTGGCTCATCGGTTTACCTGTGGGCGTTATACTGGGTACAACTGACTGGGTAACGCCCGCTCCATTAGCAGCAAGTGGCTTCTGGATGGGTATAATCGCTGGCCTTACCAGCGCAGCTATTATGCTTGGCTGGCGATTGTACGTTGTTCAAAAACGCCTCGAAAACTCCCCGCGCTTTATGTCGCGGGCATAA
- a CDS encoding methyltransferase family protein — MNDLNMLRVFLAAFFTFVALFYTGLILYKKRRYQPVTTMGPTYSCHWWNHLTFRLFRAAIWLVCVWLVFSPAAFDYLVPFTALMIPQLMWSGAMFLVLGFIIAIAANFSLGDQWRSGIVQNDNHSLIKTGLYNISRNPGYIGVGVAQMGFFLALPSLFSLTCLLVGLFALRKQTLLEEQYLLNRYHKRYVDYRSLVPRWL, encoded by the coding sequence ATGAACGACCTTAATATGCTGCGTGTATTTTTGGCAGCATTTTTTACCTTTGTCGCCCTTTTTTATACGGGGTTAATTCTTTATAAAAAACGGCGCTATCAACCTGTCACAACGATGGGCCCGACTTATAGCTGCCATTGGTGGAATCACCTGACGTTTCGCCTGTTCAGAGCCGCTATTTGGCTGGTGTGCGTGTGGCTGGTGTTTAGCCCTGCGGCCTTTGATTATCTGGTGCCTTTTACAGCACTGATGATCCCTCAGTTGATGTGGTCTGGCGCGATGTTTCTGGTTTTGGGATTCATCATTGCCATTGCGGCAAACTTTTCGCTGGGCGATCAGTGGCGCAGTGGTATCGTGCAAAATGACAACCACAGCCTTATAAAAACAGGCCTGTATAATATTAGCCGCAACCCGGGTTATATAGGCGTAGGCGTTGCGCAGATGGGCTTTTTTCTTGCGCTGCCGAGTCTGTTTAGTTTAACTTGTTTGCTGGTCGGTCTGTTTGCATTACGTAAACAAACCCTGCTTGAAGAGCAATATCTGTTAAACCGTTATCATAAACGCTATGTGGATTACCGTTCGCTGGTGCCGCGCTGGCTCTGA
- a CDS encoding rhomboid family intramembrane serine protease, translating into MKIEKSPYELSSAVLPVVIAVALLWVIQSAGVLFDLPLNTLGVIPREWARLYGVATSALVHGSYEHLFNNTLPLVVLGAMVRYGYPNSRGKVLLMVWLVSGAGVWLFGRESVHLGASGISHGLFFFLFIVSLLRKDRRSAALMMIAFLMYGGMIMTIFPRDPGISFEAHFFGAVGGVASALLFWRRDPKHADKRYAWQDEELNDTEDPVIGDLWKQAPYPEATSFEGPAPGDGESFSQNSGERRPHGQQDQSQRGTSER; encoded by the coding sequence ATGAAAATTGAAAAATCCCCTTATGAGTTGTCTTCGGCAGTGTTGCCGGTTGTTATAGCCGTTGCGCTGTTGTGGGTTATTCAGTCTGCTGGTGTGTTATTCGACCTGCCGTTGAATACCCTTGGCGTTATCCCCCGGGAATGGGCCCGTTTATATGGGGTAGCGACATCGGCGTTAGTGCATGGCTCTTATGAACACTTATTTAATAACACCTTACCGCTGGTGGTATTAGGCGCTATGGTGCGCTATGGCTATCCTAACTCACGCGGCAAAGTACTGTTAATGGTATGGCTGGTATCCGGCGCTGGTGTCTGGTTGTTTGGGCGAGAATCGGTGCACCTTGGTGCCAGTGGCATCAGCCATGGTTTGTTCTTTTTTCTGTTTATTGTAAGTTTGTTGAGAAAAGACCGGCGCTCCGCCGCACTGATGATGATTGCGTTCTTAATGTATGGGGGCATGATCATGACTATCTTTCCCCGCGATCCGGGGATCTCATTTGAAGCCCACTTTTTTGGTGCCGTGGGCGGGGTAGCGTCGGCACTACTATTTTGGCGGCGCGATCCAAAGCATGCCGATAAACGCTATGCCTGGCAAGATGAAGAACTTAACGATACTGAGGACCCTGTTATCGGCGACTTATGGAAACAGGCGCCTTATCCGGAGGCGACATCTTTTGAGGGGCCTGCGCCCGGCGATGGTGAGTCATTCAGCCAAAACTCCGGTGAGCGACGCCCTCACGGTCAGCAGGATCAGAGCCAGCGCGGCACCAGCGAACGGTAA
- a CDS encoding nucleotidyltransferase family protein — protein sequence MSTIRVALMAAGRASRYGSCKLTALHPVSKLPLICHVIEQYQLAGLNDIVVLTGYWHKTVINALPAQVEVSRVPDWQLGLSASVSHATTLLAPYHTGLLIGLGDQAGVHSSLLNALNHQFTLQGKITACCEAERVAPPVIFPRHEVALLQQLSGDEGAGKHLRRLLKTYPNRIHCVATEPVIDIDTPQDWHKLN from the coding sequence TTGAGCACCATTCGGGTTGCACTTATGGCCGCAGGGCGGGCCAGTCGCTACGGCAGTTGCAAGCTCACCGCGCTGCATCCCGTCAGCAAGCTGCCACTGATTTGCCACGTTATCGAACAATACCAGCTGGCCGGTCTGAACGACATTGTGGTGCTTACGGGGTATTGGCATAAAACCGTTATAAACGCGCTGCCTGCGCAGGTAGAGGTAAGCAGGGTGCCCGACTGGCAATTGGGGCTGTCGGCCAGCGTCAGCCACGCTACGACATTGTTAGCGCCTTACCATACTGGCTTGCTCATTGGTCTGGGCGATCAGGCTGGTGTGCACTCGTCGCTGTTGAATGCGCTCAACCATCAATTTACGCTGCAAGGTAAAATTACCGCCTGTTGCGAGGCTGAGCGCGTAGCGCCGCCGGTGATTTTTCCCCGTCATGAGGTAGCACTGCTGCAACAACTCAGCGGTGACGAAGGCGCTGGCAAACATTTGCGTCGTTTGCTGAAGACGTATCCAAACCGTATTCATTGTGTAGCCACAGAGCCTGTTATTGATATCGATACACCGCAAGACTGGCATAAATTGAATTGA
- a CDS encoding RDD family protein: MPGVATTSQPDAAETETLTSKETRERVTPYAFGVADELLGQPLASPWRRLFAQCIDVSIVVLLSTAHALILAVFVAVTFFRAGKHLADSHKKRGFARKSLRFTGALLLFFVTYTIVDSSHFDSDSEPLGDKPQYITAGLQVAQKYAWQSCNGDMDCYEEVASGFAKAFADTEMTAEEATQKFQSFLDDEGLTAGQSEYLLDIYTTTLAANMPVTESQEQPSSRTAPNIEESVTNPPEPAIKIGLGSENDTSRSQSLISWVQGIISDLGLGFGWAALYYSVLSAWWGGHTIGKKLLRVKVVKLDGTLPNLWESFGRYGGYTAGFATGLLGFLQIFWDPNRQTIQDKIAETLVLYRPVGSTPIAQLINHEESDTTAEQALAATVAVPDRLPKN; this comes from the coding sequence ATGCCAGGTGTAGCCACTACTTCTCAACCAGACGCTGCTGAAACCGAAACACTCACGAGCAAAGAAACCCGTGAGCGGGTCACCCCTTATGCATTTGGCGTTGCCGATGAGTTGTTGGGCCAGCCTCTGGCCTCGCCATGGCGCCGATTATTCGCGCAATGTATCGATGTGAGTATCGTGGTTCTGCTGAGTACGGCGCACGCGCTTATTTTAGCGGTGTTTGTTGCTGTAACGTTTTTTCGGGCAGGTAAGCATCTTGCTGATAGCCATAAAAAGCGCGGCTTTGCGCGCAAGTCATTGCGCTTTACCGGTGCTTTACTGCTGTTTTTTGTTACCTACACGATAGTTGATTCGAGTCATTTTGACAGCGATAGTGAACCGCTGGGTGATAAACCGCAATATATTACGGCCGGTCTCCAGGTTGCGCAAAAATATGCCTGGCAAAGCTGTAATGGTGATATGGATTGTTACGAAGAAGTCGCCAGCGGTTTTGCCAAGGCGTTTGCAGATACTGAAATGACCGCTGAAGAGGCTACACAAAAGTTTCAATCGTTTCTGGACGACGAAGGGTTAACCGCCGGGCAGTCTGAGTATTTACTCGATATATATACAACCACCCTGGCTGCAAACATGCCGGTGACAGAGTCGCAGGAGCAACCATCATCGCGTACCGCACCGAACATTGAGGAAAGTGTTACCAATCCCCCTGAGCCAGCAATCAAAATAGGCCTGGGTAGTGAGAATGATACCAGCCGATCGCAGAGCCTGATTAGCTGGGTACAAGGCATTATCAGCGATCTCGGACTTGGGTTTGGCTGGGCGGCATTGTATTACAGCGTATTAAGCGCCTGGTGGGGCGGCCATACCATTGGTAAAAAACTGCTGCGGGTTAAAGTGGTAAAACTAGACGGCACTTTGCCCAATTTGTGGGAAAGCTTTGGCCGATATGGGGGCTACACCGCAGGTTTTGCTACCGGTTTACTGGGCTTTTTACAGATATTCTGGGATCCAAACCGGCAAACCATTCAGGATAAGATAGCCGAAACACTGGTGCTTTACCGTCCGGTAGGGTCAACGCCCATTGCACAGCTCATTAATCATGAGGAGTCTGATACAACAGCAGAGCAGGCTTTGGCTGCAACAGTTGCTGTGCCAGACAGGTTACCCAAAAATTGA
- a CDS encoding exosortase/archaeosortase family protein, which translates to MKSYETANFRFDSAAQWSYLFYLVVGLIILKSQALKSTVDWFCLLLAKLAFGLGSVFDSRLVREHSILYVEDYAHGIDITPACGALIFSLVLITGVLTFKKKHIKALPLAIGAFLVIQALNVLRILSLVYARYFDHTTFDIIHEKMWPVVFSLVTAALFYKIVHVRNLPSTQKN; encoded by the coding sequence TTGAAATCATACGAAACGGCCAACTTCCGGTTTGATAGCGCTGCACAGTGGAGCTATCTTTTTTATCTGGTAGTTGGCCTTATTATATTAAAATCGCAAGCCCTTAAAAGTACGGTGGACTGGTTTTGTCTTCTTTTGGCGAAACTCGCCTTTGGATTAGGCAGTGTTTTTGACAGCAGGCTTGTTCGCGAACACTCCATACTCTATGTTGAGGACTATGCCCATGGTATTGACATTACGCCGGCATGCGGTGCTCTGATTTTTTCACTGGTGCTAATCACTGGCGTGCTAACCTTTAAAAAGAAACACATTAAAGCACTGCCCCTTGCTATCGGGGCTTTTTTGGTCATACAAGCACTTAACGTACTGAGAATATTGTCACTCGTTTATGCCAGGTATTTCGATCACACTACTTTCGACATTATTCATGAAAAGATGTGGCCTGTAGTGTTCAGCCTGGTAACAGCTGCGCTCTTTTACAAGATTGTTCATGTGCGCAATTTACCCTCAACGCAAAAAAATTAA
- a CDS encoding vWA domain-containing protein → MLVDFFFTLRRYGVKTSLRELLDLLSALQKEVIFADTQSFYHLARIILVKDESQFDKFDRAFASYFEGVESIELFGDDIPEDWLRKEFEKRLSAKEREQLRREGGLDELMKTLRERLNEQKERHAGGNKWVGTGGTSPFGAYGDNPEGVRIGQDGNRRFSAAKVWDKREFKNLDSDAELGTRNLKMALRKLREFARGGASEELDISSTISHTAKQGGLLDIHMRPERHNAVKVLMFFDIGGSMDSYIQGVEELFSAVHAEFKYLDYYYFHNCVYESVWQDNARRDTERVNVWDVIHRYGPDCKVIFVGDATMGPYEIAYPGGSVEHWNEESGATWMQRITNHFSHCIWLNPQPEHYWPYYQSIALINELMEKRMFPLTLDGLAGGIKALQKK, encoded by the coding sequence ATGCTGGTTGATTTTTTCTTTACCCTGCGCCGGTACGGCGTTAAAACCAGCCTCAGAGAGCTTTTGGATTTACTCAGTGCACTGCAAAAAGAGGTTATCTTTGCCGATACCCAGTCATTTTATCATCTGGCCCGGATCATACTGGTCAAAGACGAGTCCCAGTTTGACAAGTTTGATCGCGCATTTGCCAGCTATTTTGAAGGCGTAGAGTCGATAGAGCTGTTTGGTGACGACATTCCTGAAGACTGGTTGCGCAAAGAGTTTGAAAAACGACTTTCGGCAAAGGAGCGTGAGCAGCTGCGTCGCGAGGGCGGGCTGGACGAGTTAATGAAAACGCTCCGTGAGCGTCTCAATGAACAAAAAGAACGCCATGCCGGCGGCAATAAATGGGTAGGCACCGGTGGTACCAGCCCGTTTGGTGCCTATGGTGACAACCCCGAAGGGGTGCGTATTGGACAGGATGGCAATCGCCGCTTCTCGGCGGCTAAAGTGTGGGATAAGCGCGAGTTTAAAAATCTCGACAGTGATGCCGAATTGGGTACGCGTAACCTTAAAATGGCGCTGCGTAAGCTGCGTGAGTTTGCCCGTGGCGGTGCCAGCGAAGAACTGGATATTTCATCGACCATTTCCCACACCGCCAAACAGGGCGGTCTGTTGGATATTCACATGCGTCCTGAACGGCATAATGCAGTAAAGGTGCTGATGTTTTTCGATATTGGCGGCTCCATGGATAGTTATATACAAGGTGTTGAAGAGCTATTCTCTGCTGTGCATGCTGAGTTTAAGTACCTGGATTACTACTATTTTCACAACTGTGTGTATGAATCGGTGTGGCAGGATAATGCCCGGCGCGACACCGAAAGGGTGAATGTATGGGATGTGATTCACCGCTATGGACCAGATTGCAAAGTGATTTTTGTTGGCGATGCCACCATGGGTCCCTACGAAATTGCCTATCCGGGCGGCAGTGTTGAACATTGGAATGAAGAATCCGGGGCAACCTGGATGCAACGCATTACCAATCACTTTAGTCATTGTATCTGGCTGAATCCGCAACCTGAGCATTACTGGCCGTATTATCAGTCGATAGCACTGATTAACGAACTGATGGAAAAACGGATGTTCCCGTTAACGCTGGATGGCCTGGCCGGCGGCATCAAGGCATTACAAAAGAAATGA
- a CDS encoding AAA family ATPase, giving the protein MAFQGTQKYIASADLQLAVNAAITLERPLLIKGEPGTGKTLLAEELASSLNVELIQWHIKSTTKAQQGLYEYDAVSRLRDSQLGDERVHDIGNYIVKGKLWEAFEAEQRPVLLIDEIDKADIEFPNDLLLELDKMEFYVYETQQRVKAQNRPIIIITSNNEKELPDAFLRRCFFHYIKFPTPDEMREVVAVHFPDIKKRLLEAALEAFFNVRDVPGLKKKPSTSELIDWLKLLVAEDIPAEALQDKDGKSSIPPLYGALLKNEQDIHLFEKLVFMARR; this is encoded by the coding sequence ATGGCTTTTCAAGGCACTCAAAAATACATTGCCAGTGCTGACCTGCAGCTCGCGGTGAATGCCGCTATTACGCTGGAGCGTCCACTGTTAATTAAAGGCGAGCCGGGAACGGGCAAAACCCTGCTGGCCGAGGAACTGGCAAGCAGCTTAAATGTTGAGCTCATTCAATGGCATATTAAATCCACCACCAAAGCACAGCAGGGGCTCTACGAATATGACGCGGTATCGCGCCTGAGAGACTCTCAGCTAGGTGATGAGCGGGTACATGATATTGGCAACTACATTGTCAAAGGTAAGCTCTGGGAAGCGTTTGAGGCCGAGCAACGCCCTGTGCTATTAATCGATGAAATTGATAAAGCCGACATCGAGTTCCCCAATGATCTGCTGCTCGAATTAGATAAAATGGAGTTTTACGTGTATGAAACGCAGCAGCGGGTTAAAGCGCAAAACCGGCCAATTATCATTATCACGTCGAACAATGAGAAAGAGTTACCGGATGCCTTTTTGCGACGCTGCTTTTTTCACTACATTAAATTTCCAACGCCGGATGAAATGCGTGAGGTGGTGGCAGTGCACTTTCCGGATATCAAAAAGCGCTTGCTGGAAGCGGCGCTAGAAGCCTTCTTTAATGTGCGCGATGTGCCCGGGCTAAAAAAGAAACCGTCGACCTCAGAACTCATTGACTGGCTCAAGTTGCTGGTGGCAGAAGATATTCCCGCCGAAGCGTTACAGGATAAAGACGGCAAATCCAGCATTCCGCCACTGTATGGGGCATTACTTAAAAACGAACAGGATATTCACCTGTTTGAAAAGCTGGTCTTTATGGCGCGCCGCTGA
- the cysK gene encoding cysteine synthase A, whose product MQVFNDNSLAIGNTPLVKLNRVTGGNVYAKMESRNPSFSVKCRIGANMIWDAEKRGVLTEGKEIVEPTSGNTGIALAFVAASRGYKLTLTMPSSMSLERRKLLKALGANLVLTEAPKGMKGAVAAAQEIVDSDPDKYVLLQQFENPANPAIHEKTTGPEIWQATDGKIDAFVAGVGTGGTITGVSRYIKNTQGKAITSIAVEPTDSPVITQAKAGQELTPGPHKIQGIGAGFIPGNLDLDLVDEVEQVSNEECMEMAHRLMKEEGILAGISSGAAVVAAKRFAERPENKDKIVVVLLASGTERYLSSPLFAGAFDDQEEVQ is encoded by the coding sequence ATGCAAGTATTTAACGATAACTCCCTCGCTATCGGCAACACCCCGCTGGTCAAGCTGAATCGCGTTACCGGCGGTAATGTGTACGCCAAAATGGAATCCCGTAACCCAAGCTTCAGCGTTAAGTGTCGTATCGGTGCGAACATGATTTGGGATGCGGAGAAGCGCGGTGTACTGACCGAAGGAAAAGAGATTGTTGAACCGACCAGTGGTAATACGGGTATTGCCCTGGCGTTTGTCGCTGCCTCACGCGGCTACAAACTGACCCTGACCATGCCATCGAGCATGAGTCTGGAACGTCGCAAGCTGCTTAAGGCACTGGGTGCTAACCTGGTGTTGACCGAAGCGCCTAAAGGTATGAAAGGGGCTGTCGCGGCGGCACAAGAGATTGTCGATTCTGATCCGGACAAATACGTCTTGCTACAACAATTTGAAAACCCGGCTAACCCGGCGATTCACGAAAAGACCACAGGACCTGAAATCTGGCAGGCAACCGACGGTAAAATCGATGCCTTTGTCGCGGGTGTAGGTACCGGCGGTACCATCACCGGTGTCAGCCGCTACATCAAAAACACTCAGGGCAAAGCCATTACCTCTATTGCGGTTGAACCCACTGATTCGCCGGTGATTACCCAGGCCAAAGCTGGTCAGGAGTTAACCCCCGGTCCCCATAAAATTCAGGGTATCGGCGCGGGCTTTATTCCGGGCAATTTGGATCTTGATCTGGTGGATGAAGTGGAACAGGTGTCCAACGAAGAGTGCATGGAAATGGCCCATCGCCTGATGAAAGAAGAAGGCATTCTGGCCGGTATTTCTTCTGGGGCTGCCGTTGTTGCCGCCAAGCGATTTGCCGAACGTCCAGAAAACAAAGACAAAATTGTTGTCGTGTTATTAGCCAGCGGCACTGAGCGTTATCTGTCAAGCCCGCTGTTTGCAGGCGCATTTGACGACCAGGAAGAAGTACAGTAA
- a CDS encoding O-acetylhomoserine aminocarboxypropyltransferase/cysteine synthase family protein — protein sequence MKLESIALHHGYTSEATTKAAAVPIYQTTSYTFDNTQHGADLFDLKVPGNIYTRIMNPTTDVLEQRVAAMEGGIGALALASGMAAITYAIQAICEVGSNIVSTSQLYGGTYNLFAHSLPKQGIEVKMVSHDDYDGFDQAINENTKAVFCESIGNPAGNVVDIQKLADIAHKHGVPLIVDNTVATPVLCRPFELGADIVVHSLTKYIGGHGTSVGGIIVDSGKFDWVANKDRFAILNEPDPSYHGVVYTEALGPAAFIGRCRVVPLRNTGAAISPMNAFQILQGLETLCLRMERHCENAEKLADYLVNHDKINWVNYAGLADSPYRETCQKITGGKASGILSFGIKGGREAGAQFIDALEMILRLVNIGDAKSLACHPATTTHRQLNEQELASAGVSADLVRISVGIENIDDIIADVEQALNKVSV from the coding sequence ATGAAATTAGAATCGATAGCTCTTCACCACGGGTACACATCAGAAGCAACCACCAAAGCCGCTGCAGTGCCCATTTATCAAACCACGTCATACACATTTGATAATACGCAACATGGCGCCGATCTGTTTGATCTGAAAGTGCCCGGTAACATTTATACCCGGATCATGAATCCCACTACCGATGTACTTGAACAGCGGGTAGCGGCAATGGAAGGCGGCATCGGCGCGTTAGCCCTGGCCTCGGGGATGGCGGCAATCACTTATGCTATTCAGGCCATTTGTGAAGTCGGTAGTAACATCGTCAGCACCAGCCAGTTGTACGGTGGCACCTATAATTTATTTGCTCATTCCCTGCCTAAACAGGGTATTGAAGTAAAAATGGTGTCTCACGACGATTATGACGGCTTTGATCAGGCCATCAACGAAAACACCAAAGCGGTATTTTGTGAGTCAATTGGTAACCCCGCAGGTAACGTGGTCGATATCCAAAAGCTGGCCGACATTGCCCATAAACACGGTGTGCCTTTAATCGTCGATAACACGGTTGCCACGCCGGTATTATGCCGTCCGTTTGAGCTCGGCGCCGACATTGTTGTTCACAGCCTGACCAAGTATATCGGCGGCCATGGCACCAGTGTGGGCGGAATTATCGTCGACAGTGGTAAGTTTGACTGGGTGGCGAATAAAGACCGCTTTGCCATTCTCAATGAACCTGATCCGTCTTATCACGGTGTTGTATACACCGAAGCACTCGGCCCTGCCGCGTTTATCGGGCGTTGCCGGGTTGTTCCTTTGCGCAACACAGGCGCCGCAATTAGTCCCATGAATGCTTTTCAGATTCTGCAGGGCCTTGAAACCTTGTGCCTGCGCATGGAACGTCACTGCGAAAATGCCGAAAAGCTCGCCGACTACCTGGTTAATCACGATAAGATCAACTGGGTGAATTATGCCGGTTTAGCAGATAGCCCCTACCGTGAAACCTGCCAAAAGATTACCGGTGGAAAAGCCTCGGGTATTTTAAGCTTTGGCATTAAAGGCGGTCGTGAGGCCGGCGCGCAATTTATTGATGCGTTAGAAATGATATTGCGCCTCGTCAATATTGGCGATGCAAAATCCTTAGCGTGTCACCCGGCCACAACAACTCACCGACAGCTAAACGAGCAGGAGCTTGCCAGTGCCGGCGTGAGTGCCGATCTGGTGCGGATCTCGGTAGGGATAGAAAACATAGACGATATTATCGCCGACGTAGAACAAGCCCTGAATAAGGTTAGCGTCTAA